One window from the genome of Podospora pseudocomata strain CBS 415.72m chromosome 6, whole genome shotgun sequence encodes:
- a CDS encoding hypothetical protein (EggNog:ENOG503P8DK) → MTNGWVQGNQECRYLQPDHFGDQDVYCEATHEPEDVLYIGSDDDEYESPAERRQRIEAQGRRYLQGKRLHLISASLSGPFTKASGWTNPWRSKSVVRKSSKRKRPTTAKKHATKPQPPPVPYESSELSSARSNIVQLDDAPTQDADDESLIRVQDWRDRVLAEIPVNATPTNYYPSQTEPASTPSKVPTPEILNDDASSELSPPPESPLIVTPIRQKKTVGLKDSSVQEEELPPQPELHTPGAGQAMLLPVIDLSPHAIRLFEETYLSRESSKASPFRQPLQGSPLKNCTPAPTLLVQPPLEEPSTTRTPADVGSAVTTTTERLPGSTQTDGSFRFRKTRQKQRDLPLRKRSRLSSVLPSNDDSSEKRNQPNHASSEIRTVEPGTVDIAREDQNPSEPTSPTSSNNDGVVNLPEPEPRIVTQEVQPETHVERSKQCAADSPPSRASQIDGVTLVPLSFAEEDREDVSMGNVTCEKENASVPQDIAASLRFPKRLLWPKPGTNATNQSSQLTVPLDSAPAPTLLRAKKPKVPESEQAAAAEQHVAEMLATANAGMMADDTIDDDVVKSGPEENEEDEETAEASETEKVTVLNMALKPEPEEYAPQPPRQPIMLVSALLDPEVFEPKIPEPGVPEPQVSEPAVLAPTPALQPKLALESEVVSAPTPDPIPEPRTITSPGSLVPAVNGLMAEIAHRASQGLNAIRRALDPGAESSGATDSVAITLGAEAVTVKEEPIHAAPCSSLSDETASSPSSGIATPEMALDHAKEASGKARDEPNSPATVAKEAPGIDAASEVEEMDIDTETVVKPEVAQEVTETAHEREPTSISSHRSSSPVSVEQSPWATDTVSLPLAINIETPVPGRIVALTVPDSCQLPVSQSPWARGDSQLQVIIPPAPEIRSFVPFSSPANSAVLQRPETPPPQIFPSDTNNSQASIAQLSTPESNKPAQRTPENTNSFGLSTKSFRDFMTPSPQPAKRRKISGMSSARNNTGPISSTQLLFQAATANPWSPGLLSSSRRPTPNTIKPKSLLRQTLSTTTTPSMSRKRKRVTFAPLPGETSSALDLASSPYFSAEYPSTTPSGTPITPIVSSPHPKTRPSSPPPSTLSSDLPIAETEKFSKHFAKVATKRLGHTTFANPVAKLRDTQKRLLPSESQQGCDSPGVEAMAERFVFFADSHNNSGRTAGVEGGEEEEEEEVLLQSQLDSQLGIVIEDEEEVVEGESQDVVNDVLQNLDDFLGVGGGLWDVDSAVRDMAREQRHEEEGRRMQEEEEEMRRLEMGLGGSVWE, encoded by the coding sequence ATGACCAATGGTTGGGTACAGGGCAACCAGGAGTGTAGGTATCTCCAGCCCGACCACTTTGGCGATCAGGACGTCTATTGCGAAGCCACCCACGAGCCCGAAGATGTCTTGTACATTGgctccgacgacgacgagtaCGAAAGCCCGGCCGAACGACGGCAACGAATAGAGGCACAAGGACGCCGCTATCTCCAAGGGAAGCGCCTTCACTTGATTTCAGCCTCACTTTCTGGCCCCTTCACGAAGGCTTCTGGATGGACCAACCCCTGGCGATCAAAATCAGTCGTGCGCAAATCTTCAAAGAGGAAGCGCCCAACCACTGCGAAGAAACATGCGACTAAACCTCAACCGCCGCCTGTCCCTTACGAGTCCTCTGAATTGTCGAGCGCCCGAAGCAACATTGTACAGCTTGATGATGCGCCAACGCAAGATGCCGACGATGAAAGCCTTATCAGGGTGCAGGACTGGAGAGATCGGGTTCTTGCCGAGATACCTGTCAATGCGACACCTACCAATTATTATCCGTCTCAAACCGAGCCCGCCAGCACGCCCTCGAAAGTGCCTACGCCGGAGATCCTTAACGATGACGCATCCAGTGAGCTGTCGCCTCCGCCCGAGTCCCCCTTGATTGTCACGCCTATACGCCAAAAGAAGACCGTTGGGTTGAAGGATTCGAGTgtccaagaggaggagttgccACCGCAACCAGAGCTTCACACACCAGGGGCAGGGCAGGCAATGCTTTTACCGGTCATTGATCTTTCGCCACACGCCATCAGACTATTCGAGGAGACTTACTTATCTCGGGAATCAAGCAAAGCTTCTCCGTTCAGGCAGCCGCTCCAAGGGAGCCCTCTCAAAAACTGTACGCCAGCTCCAACATTACTTGTCCAACCGCCCCTCGAGGAGCCTTCCACAACCAGGACACCCGCCGATGTTGGTTCAGCggtgacaacaacaactgaAAGACTGCCAGGCAGCACTCAAACAGATGGCAGCTTTCGGTTTCGCAAGACGCGCCAGAAGCAACGAGATCTACCGCTTCGCAAGCGCAGTAGACTTTCCAGCGTCTTACCGAGCAATGATGACTCGAGTGAAAAGCGAAATCAACCAAACCACGCATCATCGGAAATTCGAACGGTGGAACCTGGAACAGTTGACATTGCACGGGAGGACCAAAATCCATCGGAGCCTACATCACCAACTTCTTCTAACAATGACGGAGTGGTTAACCTGCCAGAGCCTGAGCCTCGAATCGTCACTCAAGAAGTTCAACCTGAGACCCATGTCGAACGCTCAAAGCAATGCGCAGCGGACAGTCCTCCTAGTAGGGCTTCGCAAATCGACGGTGTTACCCTGGTCCCTCTATCTTTTGCCGAGGAAGACCGCGAGGATGTCAGCATGGGCAATGTTACGTGTGAGAAGGAGAATGCGTCGGTACCACAGGATATCGCGGCCAGTCTTCGTTTTCCCAAACGTCTGTTGTGGCCCAAACCTGGCACTAACGCCACGAACCAGAGTTCACAGTTAACTGTACCCCTTGACTCAGCACCCGCGCCAACGCTCCTTAGGGCGAAGAAGCCTAAGGTGCCTGAATCTGAGCAGGCTGCAGCGGCGGAACAACATGTTGCAGAGATGTTGGCGACGGCCAATGCTGGTATGATGGCAGACGATAcaattgatgatgatgtggtcAAGAGTGGTCCTGAAGAaaatgaagaagatgaagagacAGCGGAAGCTAGCGAGACTGAGAAGGTTACAGTTCTGAACATGGCGTTGAAGCCTGAACCAGAAGAATATGCACCACAACCGCCTAGACAACCAATAATGTTGGTGTCGGCGTTACTTGATCCAGAAGTCTTTGAACCCAAGATTCCAGAGCCAGGAGTACCAGAACCCCAAGTTTCTGAACCGGCGGTGTTGGCACCGACACCAGCACTACAGCCGAAGCTAGCGCTAGAATCGGAAGTAGTCTCTGCACCAACGCCAGATCCCATACCCGAACCAAGGACCATCACTTCCCCTGGCTCCTTGGTCCCCGCAGTCAACGGCCTGATGGCAGAAATTGCCCATCGGGCTTCACAGGGACTCAACGCCATCCGAAGGGCTTTGGACCCAGGTGCAGAATCGAGCGGAGCTACAGACAGCGTTGCTATAACGTTGGGCGCTGAGGCTGTCACCGTTAAGGAAGAGCCAATCCACGCAGCGCCTTGTTCTAGCCTATCTGACGAAACTGCATCGTCACCTTCATCTGGCATTGCAACCCCAGAAATGGCACTGGATCACGCTAAGGAAGCCTCGGGGAAAGCCAGAGACGAACCAAATTCACCAGCTACAGTTGCAAAAGAGGCGCCCGGGATTGATGCTGCGAGTGAGGTAGAAGAAATGGACATTGACACCGAAACGGTGGTCAAACCCGAGGTGGCACAGGAAGTGACGGAGACTGCTCATGAAAGGGAGCCTACTTCCATCTCATCACATCGGTCTTCTTCTCCGGTATCAGTTGAGCAAAGCCCCTGGGCAACTGATACAGTATCACTACCACTGGCTATCAATATTGAGACGCCAGTTCCCGGCAGAATTGTTGCCCTCACAGTTCCGGATTCTTGTCAACTACCAGTATCTCAAAGTCCTTGGGCGAGAGGCGATTCTCAACTCCAGGTGATAATTCCACCAGCTCCCGAAATCCGCTCTTTTGTTCCATTCTCTTCTCCTGCCAACAGCGCCGTCCTACAAAGACCcgagacaccaccacctcaaatTTTTCCTTCAGATACCAACAACTCCCAAGCGTCAATAGCCCAGCTATCAACCCCCGAATCCAACAAACCCGCCCAGCGAACCCCTGAGAATACCAACAGTTTCGGCCTCTCTACCAAGTCCTTCAGGGATTTCatgaccccctcccctcaaccaGCCAAAAGAAGGAAGATATCCGGGATGTCCTCAGCGAGGAACAACACAGGTCCTATAAGCAGCACCCAACTCCTTTTCCaagccgccaccgccaacccctgGTCTCCAGGTCTGCTGTCTAGCAGCCGGAGACCGACACCTAATACAATAAAACCCAAGTCCTTGCTCCGACAAACActgtcaaccaccaccaccccgtcgaTGTCACGAAAAAGGAAACGCGTCACCTTTGCGCCTTTACCGGGCGAAACTTCCTCTGCATTAGACCTAGCATCATCCCCCTACTTCTCAGCTGAatacccctccaccactccctccggcacacccatcaccccaATAGTCtcttccccccaccccaaaacgcgaccctcctctccaccaccatcaaccttgTCATCTGACCTCCCGATAGCGGAAACGGAGAAATTTTCCAAGCACTTTGCAAAGGTGGCTACCAAACGCCTCGGCCACACGACCTTTGCCAACCCGGTTGCTAAACTTCGAGACACAcagaagaggttgttgccGAGTGAGAGCCAGCAGGGGTGTGACAGTCCGGGGGTGGAGGCCATGGCGGAgaggtttgttttttttgcgGACTCACACAACAACTCGGGGAGAACTGctggggttgaagggggggaggaggaggaggaggaggaggtgttgcTGCAGTCACAGCTTGATTCCCAGCTTGGGATAGTCattgaagatgaggaggaggtagtggAAGGGGAGTCACAGGATGTGGTGAATGATGTGCTGCAGAATCTGGATGATTTCCttggtgtgggaggggggttgtgggatgTTGATTCTGCGGTGAGGGATATGGCAAGGGAACAGAGgcacgaagaagaaggaagaaggatgcaggaggaggaggaggagatgaggaggttggagatggggttgggagggagtgTTTGGGAATGA